Proteins from a single region of Esox lucius isolate fEsoLuc1 chromosome 13, fEsoLuc1.pri, whole genome shotgun sequence:
- the golm1 gene encoding Golgi membrane protein 1 — protein sequence MGGLGNGRRGGRSPPLMIGALIACVLVLGFNYWVSNSRNLELQTKLYELEAQMRRAVSERGAVEVKKNEFQEEIHRLKEESSRMQSLNKRLEGVQNTCSQEKASQQINISSSTKTIQDLKSQLHVLKEDLGKCQKEFQSCSGSLNTLNKKLTYDMTQCNTQILAQREECAEKVAAAKQEVQNKLEKFKPSSGSQNNTASTQKVGAVKVTSDKEDGLGKTVLDDTKTTPVNGHVPEPSVAKSLAADLKASELETNEILVDKAPVLSLKESSPSTVIKGAKPETVQGTEGISKLRKSNMTENTELEVMDTHGGEPHIEGTVLGADDIQLSQGKGEEALIGQEKVEDPEEDYDADEQIVGGVDLDKQNQMEEKIDKEAEREMQEELADYNGDDENEGEFEADKQAALAQF from the exons ATGGGTGGGTTGGGCAATGGTCGTCGAGGGGGGAGATCTCCTCCTCTTATGATTGGTGCTCTGATTGCTTGTGTCCTTGTCCTGGGTTTCAACTACTGGGTGTCAAACTCACGGAACTTGGAGTTACAG ACTAAGCTGTACGAGTTAGAGGCACAGATGCGTCGGGCGGTGTCTGAACGCGGTGCTGTGGAGGTGAAGAAGAACGAGTTCCAGGAAGAGATCCATCGACTGAAAGAGGAGAGCAGCCGCATGCAGAGCCTAAATAAGAGGCTGGAAGGAGTCCAGAACACCTGTAGCCAGGAAAAG GCAAGTCAGCAAATTAATATTTCCTCCAGTACTAAAACAATACAGGACCTAAAAA GTCAATTGCATGTGCTAAAGGAAGACCTTGGGAAATGTCAGAAAGAGTTTCAGAGCTGCTCAGGCAGTCTGAACACCCTGAACAAAAAACTCACTTATGACAT gacTCAGTGTAACACTCAGATACTGGCCCAGAGGGAGGAGTGTGCTGAGAAGGTGGCTGCAGCCAAGCAAGAAGTACAGAATAAACTAGAGAAGTTTAAACCATCCTCAGGCTCCCAG AACAATACAGCTTCCACACAGAAAGTGGGAGCTGTGAAGGTCACGTCAGATAAAGAAGATGGCCTTGGGAAGACTGTGCTGGATGACACCAAGACCACTCCTGTCAACGGCCACGTCCCTGAACCGTCAGTGGCCAAAAGCCTGGCAGCAGATCTCAAAGCCTCAGAGCTGGAGACCAATGAGATCTTAGTAGACAAAG CTCCTGTACTATCCCTGAAGGAGTCCTCGCCATCCACTGTCATCAAGGGCGCCAAACCAGAGACTGTTCAGGGAACCGAGGGGATCAGTAAGCTTCGGAAAAGTAACATGACAGAGAACACTGAGCTGGAGGTGATGGATACACACGGAGGAGAGCCCCATATAGAGG GCACAGTCCTTGGTGCTGATGACATTCAGCTTAGCcaggggaagggagaggaggcTCTTATTGGTCAGGAGAAGGTGGAGGATCCAGAGGAGGATTATGACGCCGATGAGCAGATCGTGGGCGGGGTTGACCTTGACAAACAGAACCAGATGGAGGAAAAGATAG ATAAGGAGGCTGAGAGGGAAATGCAGGAGGAGCTGGCGGACTACAACGGAGACGATGAGAATGAGGGAGAGTTTGAAGCTGACAAACAAGCAGCGCTCGCTCAGTTCTGA
- the naa35 gene encoding N-alpha-acetyltransferase 35, NatC auxiliary subunit isoform X2, protein MVMKSSVEDDDGGWGLGVPEKMRNNANWVDITHDFKGACKELNLGELLHDKLFGLFEAMSAIEMMDPKMDAGMIGNQVNRKVLNFEQAVKDGAIRVRDLSLPELIGIMDTCFCCLITWLEGHSLAQTVFTCLYVHNPDLIEDPALKAFALGILKVCDIAREKVNKAAVFEEEDFQAMTYGFKMANNVTDLRVTGMLKDVEDELQRRVKSTRSRQGEQRDPEVELEHQQCLALFSRIKFTRLLLTALIAFTKKETSSVGEAQKLMQQAADLLPALHSSIQHGIQSQNDTTKGDHPIMMGFEPLVNQRLLPPTFPRYAKIIKREEMVNYFSKLIDRIKTVCEVINTTNLHGILDFFCEFSEQSPCVLSRSLLQTTFLIDNKKVFGTQPMQDMIKDALRYFVSPPVLSFKCCLSNNHQAKDYIDSFVTHCSRPFCSLIQIHGHNRARQRDKLGHILEEFATLQDEAEKVDAALHSLLMKLEPQRQHLACLGTWILYHNLRIMIQYLLSGFELELYSMHEYYYIYWYLSEFLYAWLMSTLSRADSSQMAEERLLEEQLKGRSSKKTKKKKKSQGARPLSREITMSQAYQNMCAGMYKTMIALDMDGKVRKPQFELDSEQVRYEHRFAPFNSVVTPPPVHYIQFKEMSDLKKYSPPPQSADLYMAASKHFQQAKLILENVPSPDPEVNRILKVAKPNIVVMKLLAGGHKKETKVLPEFDFSAHKYFPVVKII, encoded by the exons ATGGTGATGAAGTCATCTGTtgaggatgatgatggtggATGGGGACTGGGCGTCCCAGAGAAAATGAGGAACAATGCAAACTGGGTGGACATTACACATGACTTTAAAGGGGCATGCAAAG AGCTCAACCTTGGGGAGTTGCTTCATGACAAACT GTTTGGCCTGTTTGAGGCTATGTCTGCCATTGAGATGATGGACCCGAAGATGGATGCTGGGATGATTGGCAACCAGGTCAACAGAAAAGTCCTCAACTTCGAACAGGCAGTCAAG GATGGTGCCATCAGAGTGAGGGACCTCAGTCTTCCTGAGCTGATTGGGATCATGGATACCTGTTTCTGCTGCTTG atCACATGGCTGGAGGGCCACTCCCTAGCCCAGACAGTATTCACCTGCCTGTACGTTCACAATCCCGACCTGATCGAGGACCCTGCACTCAAGGCCTTTGCTCTGGGCATCCTCAAAGTGTGCGACATCGCCCGCGAGAAGGTCAACAAAGCTGCTGTCTTTGAGGAA GAAGATTTCCAGGCTATGACGTACGGCTTCAAGATGGCCAACAATGTGACAGACCTGCGGGTTACAG GAATGCTAAAGGATGTTGAGGATGAGTTACAGAGGAGAGTTAAG AGCACACGCAGTCGCCAGGGTGAACAGCGGGATCCAGAGGTGGAGCTGGAG CATCAGCAGTGTTTGGCACTTTTCAGTAGGATCAAGTTTACACGCCTTCTACTGACAGCGCTGATTGCCTTCACTAAGAAAGAG ACCAGCTCAGTGGGTGAAGCCCAGAAACTCATGCAGCAGGCAGCCGATCTCCTCCCAGCCCTCCACTCCAGCATCCAACATGGCATTCAGTCCCAGAACGACACAACAAAAGGAG ATCACCCTATCATGATGGGGTTTGAACCACTGGTTAACCAGAGGCTGCTGCCCCCCACCTTTCCTCGCTATGCCAAGATCATCAAGAGGGAGGAAATGGTCAACTATTTCAGCAAGCTCATTGATCGCATTAAGACAGTGTGTGAGGTCATCAACACGACCAACCTGCATGGAATTCTG GACTTTTTCTGTGAATTCAGTGAGCAATCCCCCTGCGTCCTTTCCAGGTCTCTACTTCAG ACAACGTTCCTGATTGATAATAAGAAAGTGTTTGGGACCCAACCAATGCAGGACATGATTAAAGATGCTCTTAGGTACTTCGTCAGCCCACCAGTGCTCTCCTTCAA GTGCTGCCTGTCTAACAACCACCAGGCCAAGGACTACATTGACTCCTTTGTTACACACTGCTCCAGG CCCTTTTGTAGTCTCATCCAAATCCATGGACACAACCGCGCTCGGCAGAGAGACAAACTAGGACACATCCTGGAGGAGTTTGCCACACTGCAAGacgag GCAGAGAAGGTAGATGCTGCGCTGCACAGCCTGCTGATGAAACTGGAGCCTCAAAGACAGCACCTAGCCTGTCTGGGCACCTGGATCCTCTACCACAACCTGCGCATCATGATCCAGTACCTGCTGAGCGGCTTTGAACTGGAACTCTACAGCATGCACGAATACTACTACATCTACTG gtatcTGTCGGAGTTCCTGTATGCCTGGCTCATGTCCACTCTGAGTCGGGCCGACAGCTCTCAGATGGCTGAGGAGCGCCTTCTGGAAGAGCAGCTGAAGGGACGCAGCAGCAAGAAAAccaaaaagaagaagaaaagtcAAGGAG CTCGCCCCCTCAGCAGAGAGATCACCATGAGCCAAGCCTATCAGAACATGTGTGCTGGCATGTACAAG ACGATGATAGCCCTGGATATGGATGGGAAGGTGCGGAAGCCCCAGTTTGAGTTGGACAGCGAGCAGGTGCGCTACGAGCATCGCTTTGCCCCCTTCAACAGTGTGGTCACTCCCCCACCAGTCCATTACATCCAGTTCAAG GAGATGTCCGATCTGAAGAAGTACAGTCCTCCTCCCCAGTCAGCTGACCTCTACATGGCGGCCAGTAAACACTTCCAGCAGGCCAAACTCATCCTGGAAAACGTCCCCAGCCCTGACCCAGAG GTGAATCGCATCCTAAAAGTGGCTAAACCCAACATTGTGGTCATGAAGCTACTTGCTGGGGGACACAAGAAGGAAACCAAG GTACTACCAGAGTTTGATTTCTCAGCTCACAAGTACTTCCCTGTGGTCAAGATCATCTGA
- the naa35 gene encoding N-alpha-acetyltransferase 35, NatC auxiliary subunit isoform X1, protein MVMKSSVEDDDGGWGLGVPEKMRNNANWVDITHDFKGACKELNLGELLHDKLRFGLFEAMSAIEMMDPKMDAGMIGNQVNRKVLNFEQAVKDGAIRVRDLSLPELIGIMDTCFCCLITWLEGHSLAQTVFTCLYVHNPDLIEDPALKAFALGILKVCDIAREKVNKAAVFEEEDFQAMTYGFKMANNVTDLRVTGMLKDVEDELQRRVKSTRSRQGEQRDPEVELEHQQCLALFSRIKFTRLLLTALIAFTKKETSSVGEAQKLMQQAADLLPALHSSIQHGIQSQNDTTKGDHPIMMGFEPLVNQRLLPPTFPRYAKIIKREEMVNYFSKLIDRIKTVCEVINTTNLHGILDFFCEFSEQSPCVLSRSLLQTTFLIDNKKVFGTQPMQDMIKDALRYFVSPPVLSFKCCLSNNHQAKDYIDSFVTHCSRPFCSLIQIHGHNRARQRDKLGHILEEFATLQDEAEKVDAALHSLLMKLEPQRQHLACLGTWILYHNLRIMIQYLLSGFELELYSMHEYYYIYWYLSEFLYAWLMSTLSRADSSQMAEERLLEEQLKGRSSKKTKKKKKSQGARPLSREITMSQAYQNMCAGMYKTMIALDMDGKVRKPQFELDSEQVRYEHRFAPFNSVVTPPPVHYIQFKEMSDLKKYSPPPQSADLYMAASKHFQQAKLILENVPSPDPEVNRILKVAKPNIVVMKLLAGGHKKETKVLPEFDFSAHKYFPVVKII, encoded by the exons ATGGTGATGAAGTCATCTGTtgaggatgatgatggtggATGGGGACTGGGCGTCCCAGAGAAAATGAGGAACAATGCAAACTGGGTGGACATTACACATGACTTTAAAGGGGCATGCAAAG AGCTCAACCTTGGGGAGTTGCTTCATGACAAACT CAGGTTTGGCCTGTTTGAGGCTATGTCTGCCATTGAGATGATGGACCCGAAGATGGATGCTGGGATGATTGGCAACCAGGTCAACAGAAAAGTCCTCAACTTCGAACAGGCAGTCAAG GATGGTGCCATCAGAGTGAGGGACCTCAGTCTTCCTGAGCTGATTGGGATCATGGATACCTGTTTCTGCTGCTTG atCACATGGCTGGAGGGCCACTCCCTAGCCCAGACAGTATTCACCTGCCTGTACGTTCACAATCCCGACCTGATCGAGGACCCTGCACTCAAGGCCTTTGCTCTGGGCATCCTCAAAGTGTGCGACATCGCCCGCGAGAAGGTCAACAAAGCTGCTGTCTTTGAGGAA GAAGATTTCCAGGCTATGACGTACGGCTTCAAGATGGCCAACAATGTGACAGACCTGCGGGTTACAG GAATGCTAAAGGATGTTGAGGATGAGTTACAGAGGAGAGTTAAG AGCACACGCAGTCGCCAGGGTGAACAGCGGGATCCAGAGGTGGAGCTGGAG CATCAGCAGTGTTTGGCACTTTTCAGTAGGATCAAGTTTACACGCCTTCTACTGACAGCGCTGATTGCCTTCACTAAGAAAGAG ACCAGCTCAGTGGGTGAAGCCCAGAAACTCATGCAGCAGGCAGCCGATCTCCTCCCAGCCCTCCACTCCAGCATCCAACATGGCATTCAGTCCCAGAACGACACAACAAAAGGAG ATCACCCTATCATGATGGGGTTTGAACCACTGGTTAACCAGAGGCTGCTGCCCCCCACCTTTCCTCGCTATGCCAAGATCATCAAGAGGGAGGAAATGGTCAACTATTTCAGCAAGCTCATTGATCGCATTAAGACAGTGTGTGAGGTCATCAACACGACCAACCTGCATGGAATTCTG GACTTTTTCTGTGAATTCAGTGAGCAATCCCCCTGCGTCCTTTCCAGGTCTCTACTTCAG ACAACGTTCCTGATTGATAATAAGAAAGTGTTTGGGACCCAACCAATGCAGGACATGATTAAAGATGCTCTTAGGTACTTCGTCAGCCCACCAGTGCTCTCCTTCAA GTGCTGCCTGTCTAACAACCACCAGGCCAAGGACTACATTGACTCCTTTGTTACACACTGCTCCAGG CCCTTTTGTAGTCTCATCCAAATCCATGGACACAACCGCGCTCGGCAGAGAGACAAACTAGGACACATCCTGGAGGAGTTTGCCACACTGCAAGacgag GCAGAGAAGGTAGATGCTGCGCTGCACAGCCTGCTGATGAAACTGGAGCCTCAAAGACAGCACCTAGCCTGTCTGGGCACCTGGATCCTCTACCACAACCTGCGCATCATGATCCAGTACCTGCTGAGCGGCTTTGAACTGGAACTCTACAGCATGCACGAATACTACTACATCTACTG gtatcTGTCGGAGTTCCTGTATGCCTGGCTCATGTCCACTCTGAGTCGGGCCGACAGCTCTCAGATGGCTGAGGAGCGCCTTCTGGAAGAGCAGCTGAAGGGACGCAGCAGCAAGAAAAccaaaaagaagaagaaaagtcAAGGAG CTCGCCCCCTCAGCAGAGAGATCACCATGAGCCAAGCCTATCAGAACATGTGTGCTGGCATGTACAAG ACGATGATAGCCCTGGATATGGATGGGAAGGTGCGGAAGCCCCAGTTTGAGTTGGACAGCGAGCAGGTGCGCTACGAGCATCGCTTTGCCCCCTTCAACAGTGTGGTCACTCCCCCACCAGTCCATTACATCCAGTTCAAG GAGATGTCCGATCTGAAGAAGTACAGTCCTCCTCCCCAGTCAGCTGACCTCTACATGGCGGCCAGTAAACACTTCCAGCAGGCCAAACTCATCCTGGAAAACGTCCCCAGCCCTGACCCAGAG GTGAATCGCATCCTAAAAGTGGCTAAACCCAACATTGTGGTCATGAAGCTACTTGCTGGGGGACACAAGAAGGAAACCAAG GTACTACCAGAGTTTGATTTCTCAGCTCACAAGTACTTCCCTGTGGTCAAGATCATCTGA
- the cep78 gene encoding centrosomal protein of 78 kDa isoform X1 — MLDSVQIRRRGAYDFEAYYDNACAMQDSVPLPAVKANLSQGILAFNGDRLKLTDWTPILNCLTINKQLHHVAVSSSYQSGLSIGEPERYRSGYRKKIPAIRSKEMTLRLCKALQECLTTSPNLKTLELHGLPLRERDLITLTKVGLAKNVSLENLSFAHCPIADEGLEAICQSVKYSTSIKTVDFTGCNLTWRGAEHMANIIKHQAVQRHSVAWVESLRYRKPEFEGMGGLRRVTLSGNTLVGDRGAAALAKELAEDFWVKAVDLQKCGLSNKGTLSLLEALKSNTTLCVLDIRRNPLVDNDLVKTVIERVLANGQSSKYSWIKPPSLKDPQKLPGLKRKTLGNTARGKATIRMGPRRSCSSSRPSPDGPPRPRRGSGGCIPWRTAERAGRQRGISLDNTVAKPSFEEAASVKVTMETESEEEEEGEEEGVVSKSLLAQSLQERITVRQYKRLQVELEECRLRIAEERRARLKTERRLMEYELENARLRSINFSLSEALQAPTTGSPSVLEDDAVLDSIESSFSKFHAFLDLLKDAGLGQLASMVGIDHSDFGPLGRPQFSSPVGQPLDGTESVAGAQDTGEKADAALSGCEGPSAPSEGQPNGFKGGNPKEVPRIPANDPASETCVENTGEVNQQRDTSPSKPEGLQVSGFERGLCSSGSGKDSYSSHSQGSSSFGKVSQRGNVSQHRNGNGSKHSNFSNDGNFSHGYSFNYSNGSLANSSIQSDGSYSNGWHGDSSVKSSVSERGISVGSVGLKASGVGMAQS; from the exons TTCAAATTCGGCGCAGAGGAGCCTACGACTTCGAGGCTTATTATGATAATGCATGTGCTATGCAGGACTCAGTCCCGTTGCCAGCAGTCAAGGCAAATCTGAGTCAAGGGATTCTCGCCTTTAACGGGGATCGTCTCAAACTGACAGATTGGACTCCTATACTCAACTGTCTGACAATCAATAAACAGCTACACCATGTCGCAGTCAGCAGCAGCTATCAAAGTGGTCTCAGCATCGGAGAGCCAG AAAGGTACAGGTCGGGCTATCGGAAAAAGATTCCAGCCATCCGCTCCAAGGAGATGACACTCAGACTGTGTAAGGCGCTCCAAGAGTGTCTGACCACCTCACCAAACCTCAAGACCCTCGAACTCCACGGTCTtccattgagagagagagaccttatTACTCTCACCAAGGTA GGTTTAgccaaaaatgtatctttggaAAATCTGTCCTTCGCTCACTGTCCTATAGCAGACGAGGGTTTAGAGG CTATCTGCCAGAGTGTAAAGTACTCTACATCTATAAAAACAGTGGATTTCACTGGATGCAATCTGACCTGGAGAGGAGCGGAGCATATGGCCAACATTATCAAG CATCAGGCCGTGCAGAGGCACAGTGTAGCCTGGGTCGAGTCTCTGAGGTACAGGAAGCCTGAGTTTGAGGGCATGGGAGGCCTCCGTCGGGTCACTCTCAGTGGCAACACGCTGGtgggagacagaggggcagcTGCCCTCGCTAAGGAACTGGCTGAGGACTTCTGGGTCAAAG CGGTGGATCTGCAGAAGTGTGGTTTGTCCAACAAGGGGACACTTTCTCTATTGGAGGCTCTAAAATCCAACACCACTCTTTGTGTCCTGGATATCAGGAGGAACCCCTTAGTTG ACAACGACCTGGTGAAGACTGTGATCGAAAGAGTTCTTGCTAACGGTCAGTCCTCTAAG TACTCCTGGATCAAGCCCCCATCCCTCAAAGACCCACAGAAGCTTCCTGGCCTTAAGAGAAAAACACTGGGAAATACAGCTAGAGGAAAAGCAACAATTAGAATGG GCCCTCGAAGGTCATGTTCATCCAGCAGGCCGAGTCCAGATGGTCCCCCGCGGCCACGTCGCGGCTCTGGCGGGTGTATCCCATGGCGCACCGCAGAACGTGCTGGTCGACAGAG AGGGATATCCCTAGATAACACCGTGGCAAAGCCGAGCTTTGAG GAGGCTGCATCTGTCAAGGTCACAATGGAGACGGagtcagaggaggaagaggagggagaggaggaaggtgTTGTCTCAAAAAGCCTGTTAGCACAGAGCCTTCAGGAGAGGATTACTGTCAGACAGTACAAACGCTTACAG GTGGAGCTGGAGGAATGTCGGCTGAGGATAGCGGAGGAGCGGAGGGCCAGACTGAAGACAGAAAGGCGTCTCATGGAG TATGAGTTAGAGAATGCTCGACTGCGAAGTATCAACTTCTCCCTGTCTGAGGCGCTGCAGGCACCTACTACTGGCTCCCCCAGCGTTTTAGAGGATGATGCGGTTCTGGAcagcattgagagctcctttagCAAGTTCCATGCCTTCCTAGACTTGCTCAAGGATGCTGG ACTGGGCCAGTTGGCCTCCATGGTAGGTATTGATCATTCCGACTTTGGCCCACTCGGGAGACCCCAGTTCTCCTCCCCTGTTGGACAGCCTCTTGATGGGACAGAGTCAGTGGCAGGGGCCCAGGACACGGGGGAGAAGGCTGATGCAGCACTCTCA GGATGTGAAGGCCCAAGTGCTCCTTCAGAGGGCCAGCCCAATGGATTCAAAGGGGGTAACCCTAAGGAAGTGCCCCGCATCCCTGCTAATGATCCTGCCAGTGAGACCTGTGTGGAGAATACTGGTGAAGTGAATCAACAAAGAGATACCTCTCCCTCAAAACCAGAGGGGCTACAGGTGTCAGGGTTTGAGCGTGGTCTCTGTAGCAGTGGATCTGGCAAAGACTCCTATAGCAGTCACTCTCAGGGTAGCAGTTCCTTTGGCAAAGTTTCCCAGCGTGGTAATGTCTCTCAACACCGTAATGGCAATGGCTCCAAGCATAGCAACTTCTCTAatgatggcaatttctcacatggttATAGTTTTAACTACAGCAACGGCTCCCTTGCAAACAGCTCCATCCAAAGTGATGGCTCCTATAGTAACGGTTGGCATGGTGACAGTTCTGTAAAGTCCAGTGTTAGTGAGCGTGGGATTTCTGTTGGGTCAGTGGGGTTGAAGGCCTCTGGGGTGGGCATGGCTCAGAGCTAA
- the cep78 gene encoding centrosomal protein of 78 kDa isoform X2, producing the protein MLDSVQIRRRGAYDFEAYYDNACAMQDSVPLPAVKANLSQGILAFNGDRLKLTDWTPILNCLTINKQLHHVAVSSSYQSGLSIGEPERYRSGYRKKIPAIRSKEMTLRLCKALQECLTTSPNLKTLELHGLPLRERDLITLTKGLAKNVSLENLSFAHCPIADEGLEAICQSVKYSTSIKTVDFTGCNLTWRGAEHMANIIKHQAVQRHSVAWVESLRYRKPEFEGMGGLRRVTLSGNTLVGDRGAAALAKELAEDFWVKAVDLQKCGLSNKGTLSLLEALKSNTTLCVLDIRRNPLVDNDLVKTVIERVLANGQSSKYSWIKPPSLKDPQKLPGLKRKTLGNTARGKATIRMGPRRSCSSSRPSPDGPPRPRRGSGGCIPWRTAERAGRQRGISLDNTVAKPSFEEAASVKVTMETESEEEEEGEEEGVVSKSLLAQSLQERITVRQYKRLQVELEECRLRIAEERRARLKTERRLMEYELENARLRSINFSLSEALQAPTTGSPSVLEDDAVLDSIESSFSKFHAFLDLLKDAGLGQLASMVGIDHSDFGPLGRPQFSSPVGQPLDGTESVAGAQDTGEKADAALSGCEGPSAPSEGQPNGFKGGNPKEVPRIPANDPASETCVENTGEVNQQRDTSPSKPEGLQVSGFERGLCSSGSGKDSYSSHSQGSSSFGKVSQRGNVSQHRNGNGSKHSNFSNDGNFSHGYSFNYSNGSLANSSIQSDGSYSNGWHGDSSVKSSVSERGISVGSVGLKASGVGMAQS; encoded by the exons TTCAAATTCGGCGCAGAGGAGCCTACGACTTCGAGGCTTATTATGATAATGCATGTGCTATGCAGGACTCAGTCCCGTTGCCAGCAGTCAAGGCAAATCTGAGTCAAGGGATTCTCGCCTTTAACGGGGATCGTCTCAAACTGACAGATTGGACTCCTATACTCAACTGTCTGACAATCAATAAACAGCTACACCATGTCGCAGTCAGCAGCAGCTATCAAAGTGGTCTCAGCATCGGAGAGCCAG AAAGGTACAGGTCGGGCTATCGGAAAAAGATTCCAGCCATCCGCTCCAAGGAGATGACACTCAGACTGTGTAAGGCGCTCCAAGAGTGTCTGACCACCTCACCAAACCTCAAGACCCTCGAACTCCACGGTCTtccattgagagagagagaccttatTACTCTCACCAAG GGTTTAgccaaaaatgtatctttggaAAATCTGTCCTTCGCTCACTGTCCTATAGCAGACGAGGGTTTAGAGG CTATCTGCCAGAGTGTAAAGTACTCTACATCTATAAAAACAGTGGATTTCACTGGATGCAATCTGACCTGGAGAGGAGCGGAGCATATGGCCAACATTATCAAG CATCAGGCCGTGCAGAGGCACAGTGTAGCCTGGGTCGAGTCTCTGAGGTACAGGAAGCCTGAGTTTGAGGGCATGGGAGGCCTCCGTCGGGTCACTCTCAGTGGCAACACGCTGGtgggagacagaggggcagcTGCCCTCGCTAAGGAACTGGCTGAGGACTTCTGGGTCAAAG CGGTGGATCTGCAGAAGTGTGGTTTGTCCAACAAGGGGACACTTTCTCTATTGGAGGCTCTAAAATCCAACACCACTCTTTGTGTCCTGGATATCAGGAGGAACCCCTTAGTTG ACAACGACCTGGTGAAGACTGTGATCGAAAGAGTTCTTGCTAACGGTCAGTCCTCTAAG TACTCCTGGATCAAGCCCCCATCCCTCAAAGACCCACAGAAGCTTCCTGGCCTTAAGAGAAAAACACTGGGAAATACAGCTAGAGGAAAAGCAACAATTAGAATGG GCCCTCGAAGGTCATGTTCATCCAGCAGGCCGAGTCCAGATGGTCCCCCGCGGCCACGTCGCGGCTCTGGCGGGTGTATCCCATGGCGCACCGCAGAACGTGCTGGTCGACAGAG AGGGATATCCCTAGATAACACCGTGGCAAAGCCGAGCTTTGAG GAGGCTGCATCTGTCAAGGTCACAATGGAGACGGagtcagaggaggaagaggagggagaggaggaaggtgTTGTCTCAAAAAGCCTGTTAGCACAGAGCCTTCAGGAGAGGATTACTGTCAGACAGTACAAACGCTTACAG GTGGAGCTGGAGGAATGTCGGCTGAGGATAGCGGAGGAGCGGAGGGCCAGACTGAAGACAGAAAGGCGTCTCATGGAG TATGAGTTAGAGAATGCTCGACTGCGAAGTATCAACTTCTCCCTGTCTGAGGCGCTGCAGGCACCTACTACTGGCTCCCCCAGCGTTTTAGAGGATGATGCGGTTCTGGAcagcattgagagctcctttagCAAGTTCCATGCCTTCCTAGACTTGCTCAAGGATGCTGG ACTGGGCCAGTTGGCCTCCATGGTAGGTATTGATCATTCCGACTTTGGCCCACTCGGGAGACCCCAGTTCTCCTCCCCTGTTGGACAGCCTCTTGATGGGACAGAGTCAGTGGCAGGGGCCCAGGACACGGGGGAGAAGGCTGATGCAGCACTCTCA GGATGTGAAGGCCCAAGTGCTCCTTCAGAGGGCCAGCCCAATGGATTCAAAGGGGGTAACCCTAAGGAAGTGCCCCGCATCCCTGCTAATGATCCTGCCAGTGAGACCTGTGTGGAGAATACTGGTGAAGTGAATCAACAAAGAGATACCTCTCCCTCAAAACCAGAGGGGCTACAGGTGTCAGGGTTTGAGCGTGGTCTCTGTAGCAGTGGATCTGGCAAAGACTCCTATAGCAGTCACTCTCAGGGTAGCAGTTCCTTTGGCAAAGTTTCCCAGCGTGGTAATGTCTCTCAACACCGTAATGGCAATGGCTCCAAGCATAGCAACTTCTCTAatgatggcaatttctcacatggttATAGTTTTAACTACAGCAACGGCTCCCTTGCAAACAGCTCCATCCAAAGTGATGGCTCCTATAGTAACGGTTGGCATGGTGACAGTTCTGTAAAGTCCAGTGTTAGTGAGCGTGGGATTTCTGTTGGGTCAGTGGGGTTGAAGGCCTCTGGGGTGGGCATGGCTCAGAGCTAA